The following proteins come from a genomic window of Tepidiforma thermophila:
- a CDS encoding DAK2 domain-containing protein — MSGGGSPVPRVDGDALRALFEAGAAAVAAAAPAINAINVYPVPDGDTGSNMAATLREAAAAAKEVSPGSSAAEVAEAAARGALYGARGNSGVILSQALRGFAKGLAGAAELDAARLAAGLLAAAEAAYAAVSRPQEGTMLTVLREAAQAAQAAAAQMPGEGAGLPCLAVLEAAAAAAREAEERTIDQLESLREAGVPDAGGEGVCVLLGGMLAQLKGEELQLEEFGAGGHAMEFAAAHAGDTYGFCTEFVLEPVTGAVLDLPRVRALAEGLGQSVVVVGDERLARVHVHTEQPDALLAAMADLGRPERVKVDDMDAQRARFESAGSGATAAVGLLALSRGAGFDRLFESLGARVVDLGMVEKPAAGDIARAAERIGTADVIVLPNHRNVLLAAEQAAQLARCTLHIVPTTTLPQGVAAALVFDPGARAAELADRMAGAAQAMRTVEVTRAAASRTADGVRVEAGQAIAVVDGRLTAARDRLEDALAEGLAAAGAGPGTLVTVYVGEGGDAGLAGDTVRQRFPAAEVEVIDGGQPLYPYIASVES; from the coding sequence GTGAGCGGTGGCGGGAGCCCGGTGCCCCGGGTGGATGGCGATGCGTTGCGGGCGCTCTTCGAAGCGGGCGCTGCGGCTGTCGCAGCGGCGGCACCGGCAATTAACGCCATCAACGTGTACCCGGTGCCGGACGGCGACACGGGCTCGAACATGGCGGCCACGCTCCGCGAAGCGGCGGCCGCCGCGAAGGAGGTTTCGCCCGGGAGCAGCGCAGCCGAGGTGGCCGAGGCAGCGGCGCGCGGAGCGCTGTACGGGGCGCGCGGGAATTCCGGCGTCATCCTCTCGCAGGCGCTGCGGGGGTTCGCGAAGGGGCTTGCGGGCGCCGCGGAGCTCGATGCGGCGCGGCTCGCGGCAGGATTGCTGGCCGCAGCCGAGGCCGCATATGCCGCCGTCAGCCGGCCGCAGGAGGGAACGATGCTGACGGTGCTGCGCGAAGCGGCGCAGGCGGCGCAGGCGGCCGCCGCTCAGATGCCCGGCGAGGGCGCGGGACTCCCGTGCCTCGCGGTGCTGGAGGCAGCCGCCGCTGCCGCGCGGGAGGCCGAGGAGCGGACCATCGACCAGCTGGAATCGCTACGGGAAGCGGGCGTCCCCGACGCAGGGGGCGAGGGCGTATGTGTCTTGCTCGGGGGCATGCTCGCGCAGTTGAAGGGCGAGGAGCTGCAGCTCGAGGAGTTCGGCGCAGGCGGCCACGCCATGGAGTTTGCTGCGGCCCACGCCGGCGACACGTACGGGTTCTGCACCGAGTTTGTGCTCGAGCCCGTCACCGGGGCGGTGCTCGACCTGCCTCGCGTCAGGGCCCTGGCCGAGGGGCTGGGGCAGAGCGTGGTGGTCGTGGGGGACGAGCGGCTGGCGCGGGTGCACGTTCACACGGAGCAGCCGGATGCGCTGCTCGCGGCGATGGCGGACCTGGGCCGGCCGGAACGGGTGAAGGTCGACGATATGGACGCCCAGCGCGCCCGGTTTGAATCGGCGGGGAGCGGCGCCACGGCCGCCGTCGGATTGCTGGCATTGAGCCGGGGCGCCGGCTTCGACCGGCTGTTCGAGAGTCTCGGTGCCCGGGTGGTGGACCTTGGGATGGTCGAGAAGCCGGCCGCGGGGGATATCGCGCGGGCCGCTGAGCGCATTGGGACAGCGGACGTCATCGTGCTTCCAAACCACAGGAACGTGCTGCTCGCGGCCGAGCAGGCGGCGCAGCTCGCACGCTGCACGCTGCACATCGTGCCCACGACAACTCTCCCGCAGGGGGTCGCGGCGGCGCTGGTGTTCGACCCCGGGGCGCGGGCGGCAGAGCTCGCCGACCGGATGGCCGGGGCTGCGCAGGCCATGCGGACGGTTGAGGTAACGCGCGCAGCGGCGTCGCGGACGGCGGACGGCGTCCGCGTGGAGGCGGGCCAGGCGATTGCGGTGGTCGACGGCCGGCTGACGGCGGCCCGAGACAGGCTCGAGGACGCGCTGGCCGAGGGGCTGGCGGCTGCGGGCGCAGGACCGGGGACGCTGGTAACGGTCTATGTGGGAGAGGGCGGGGATGCCGGCCTCGCGGGTGATACGGTGCGCCAGCGGTTCCCCGCCGCAGAGGTGGAGGTCATCGACGGGGGGCAGCCGCTGTACCCGTACATCGCATCGGTGGAGTCATGA
- a CDS encoding LuxR C-terminal-related transcriptional regulator, giving the protein MTNAEIARLLGLSASTVKHYVESAMRKAGATNRIPLAM; this is encoded by the coding sequence ATGACGAACGCTGAGATCGCACGCTTGCTCGGATTGAGCGCGTCCACCGTGAAGCACTACGTCGAGTCCGCCATGCGCAAGGCTGGTGCGACGAACCGTATCCCACTGGCGATGTAG
- a CDS encoding response regulator transcription factor, whose translation MDQGQLSPRERDVARLVASGMTNAEIARSLGLSASTVKHYVESAMRKAGVTNRVLLAMWLRDREGAG comes from the coding sequence ATGGACCAGGGACAACTCAGCCCGCGGGAGCGCGACGTGGCGAGGCTGGTGGCGAGCGGGATGACCAACGCGGAGATCGCACGCTCGCTCGGATTGAGCGCGTCCACCGTGAAGCACTACGTCGAGTCCGCCATGCGCAAGGCTGGTGTCACGAACCGTGTCTTGCTTGCCATGTGGCTGCGCGACCGGGAGGGAGCCGGTTGA
- a CDS encoding sulfite oxidase-like oxidoreductase — protein sequence MSTPASKELRPDGKPRLPPGQHLTTGWPVLHYGSIPRIDLETWRFHVWGLVEEEKSFTWEEFNALGQVTDTSDIHCVTTWSKFDNTWEGVPFRALYDAIRLKPEAKYAMIHCYGGYTTNLPLEDLLREGVLFAHSHNGQPLTKEHGWPMRLVVPHLYFWKSAKWVGGIQFLDRDRPGFWETYGYHIYGDPWKEQRYA from the coding sequence ATGTCCACCCCGGCGTCGAAAGAGCTCCGCCCCGACGGGAAACCCCGGCTCCCGCCCGGCCAGCACCTCACCACCGGGTGGCCGGTCCTCCACTACGGCAGCATCCCGCGCATCGACCTCGAAACCTGGCGCTTCCACGTCTGGGGGCTCGTGGAGGAAGAGAAATCGTTTACCTGGGAGGAGTTCAACGCCCTCGGCCAGGTGACCGACACGAGCGATATCCACTGCGTCACAACCTGGAGCAAGTTCGACAACACCTGGGAGGGTGTGCCGTTCCGCGCGCTCTACGATGCCATCCGCCTTAAGCCCGAAGCGAAGTACGCGATGATTCACTGCTACGGCGGCTACACGACCAACCTGCCGCTCGAAGACCTGTTGCGTGAAGGCGTCCTCTTCGCCCACTCCCACAACGGCCAGCCCCTGACGAAAGAGCACGGCTGGCCGATGCGGCTGGTCGTCCCCCATCTCTACTTCTGGAAGAGCGCGAAATGGGTCGGCGGCATCCAGTTTCTCGACCGCGACCGGCCGGGCTTCTGGGAGACCTACGGCTACCACATCTACGGCGACCCCTGGAAAGAGCAGCGCTACGCCTGA
- the lspA gene encoding signal peptidase II: MEDVHAQGRSGPRLRVARRDGWFLLLAAAIVGVDQLTKWAIRASIERGDAVEVLPFFRIVHVTNTGAAFGILQGAGPLLIVASLAGLAAIVVYLFNPGFAHPVVRLGLACMLGGAVGNLIDRVAEGRVVDFLKVPHWPAFNVADSAISIGVVILLWSMLFQDTERDRSSS, translated from the coding sequence ATGGAAGACGTCCACGCACAGGGCCGCAGCGGGCCGCGCCTGCGGGTGGCCCGGCGGGATGGCTGGTTCCTGCTGCTCGCAGCCGCCATCGTGGGGGTCGACCAGCTCACCAAGTGGGCGATCCGGGCGAGTATCGAGCGGGGCGACGCGGTTGAGGTGCTGCCGTTCTTCCGCATCGTCCACGTGACGAATACGGGCGCGGCGTTCGGGATCCTGCAGGGTGCGGGCCCGCTGTTGATTGTTGCGAGCCTTGCGGGCCTGGCAGCCATCGTGGTCTACCTGTTCAACCCGGGGTTCGCGCACCCGGTGGTGCGGCTCGGACTGGCCTGTATGCTCGGCGGCGCGGTGGGGAACCTGATCGACCGGGTCGCCGAAGGCCGCGTGGTCGACTTCCTAAAGGTGCCGCACTGGCCGGCGTTCAACGTGGCCGACTCGGCAATCAGCATCGGGGTGGTGATTCTCCTGTGGAGCATGCTGTTCCAGGACACGGAGCGGGACAGGTCGTCGAGCTGA
- a CDS encoding RluA family pseudouridine synthase: protein MEHAVPGHGAGQVVELTAPRSGRLDAVLAAALDDLSRSRVQRLIERGMVRVNGAVARKSAVVAEGDAVVVVIEAGPRAPEAVDFDLPVVYEDELLAAIDKPAGLAVHGAPGDTAPSVAGWWLARLGPASAAFAPDVERPGVVHRLDKETSGVMVLAKTPAAQAALSRAFEERRAKKTYLAVVDGVPAQPRAVIDAPIDRDPRDRTRMAVTARGRSARTEYVVVASDGGRSLLEVHPETGRTHQIRVHLAAIGTPVANDAVYGTASPGSRQLLHAYRLELPHPAGGRLIAAAPPPADLLAAIRAIGGEAVASRYAAVPPPTIERGEAS from the coding sequence GTGGAGCATGCTGTTCCAGGACACGGAGCGGGACAGGTCGTCGAGCTGACGGCGCCGCGCAGCGGCAGGCTCGACGCGGTGCTCGCGGCAGCGCTCGACGACCTGTCGCGGTCGCGGGTGCAGCGCCTCATCGAGCGGGGCATGGTCCGCGTGAACGGGGCGGTGGCGCGGAAGTCGGCGGTCGTGGCTGAAGGGGATGCGGTGGTCGTCGTCATCGAGGCAGGACCGCGGGCGCCGGAGGCGGTGGACTTTGACCTGCCGGTGGTGTACGAGGACGAGCTGCTGGCCGCCATCGACAAGCCGGCGGGGCTTGCGGTGCACGGGGCGCCCGGCGATACCGCTCCTTCGGTCGCCGGGTGGTGGCTGGCCCGGCTCGGGCCGGCAAGCGCGGCGTTCGCACCCGACGTTGAGCGCCCGGGGGTGGTGCACCGGCTCGATAAGGAGACCAGCGGCGTGATGGTGCTGGCGAAAACCCCAGCGGCGCAGGCGGCGCTCAGCCGGGCATTCGAAGAGCGAAGGGCAAAGAAAACGTACCTCGCGGTGGTTGACGGCGTCCCGGCGCAGCCGCGGGCCGTGATTGATGCCCCAATCGACCGCGATCCGCGCGACCGGACCCGGATGGCGGTCACCGCGCGCGGCCGTTCGGCGCGCACGGAGTACGTTGTCGTGGCAAGCGACGGGGGCCGCAGCCTGCTCGAGGTGCACCCTGAGACCGGGCGCACGCACCAGATTCGCGTGCACCTCGCGGCGATCGGCACGCCGGTAGCGAACGATGCGGTGTACGGCACGGCTTCACCGGGGAGCCGCCAGCTCCTCCATGCCTACCGGCTGGAGCTGCCGCACCCGGCCGGCGGCCGACTAATTGCAGCTGCACCGCCCCCGGCCGACCTGCTCGCGGCGATTCGCGCCATCGGGGGAGAGGCGGTAGCCTCTCGGTACGCGGCGGTTCCTCCGCCGACCATCGAGCGAGGCGAGGCTTCGTGA
- the gltX gene encoding glutamate--tRNA ligase, translated as MTDRPVRTRYAPSPTGNPHIGNIRSALFSWAYARSHGGKFLLRIEDTDRNRYVESAVEAIMESLRWLGIDWDEGPDIGGPHGPYFQSQRLDLYRRAADRLIELGRAYPCFCTPERLDALRAAQAAAKQPPGYDGLCRGIPRAEAAERAAKEPHVVRFAMRREGVTVLEDVIRGEVVFENALQDDFVILKSDGFPTYHLAVVVDDTAMEITHCIRGDEWISSAPKHIQLYEALGWTPPAWAHLPLILGPDHKKLSKRSGDTALLDYRDHGYLPEAMVNFLALLGWSLDDHTTILGIEEMKRHFDLARVVPNPAVFDIERLNYLNGHYIRAMAEERWVALVGEWADRGLPASIPRPLDPAVIRATAPLLRERVTRLDEIAGMVEFLFTYDAPEYDVSLLTERVGDAATAVRVLDEALVRLDAISDHDWATPAIEAALRGLEEPLGMKLRKFIPVLYVAVMGRPTGIPLFDSLAILGRERTLARLRAARARLG; from the coding sequence GTGACCGACCGACCAGTCCGCACGCGCTATGCGCCAAGCCCCACCGGCAATCCGCACATCGGCAACATCCGCTCGGCACTTTTTAGCTGGGCATATGCCCGGTCGCACGGGGGCAAATTCCTGCTGCGGATCGAGGACACGGACCGCAACCGGTACGTCGAGAGCGCAGTCGAGGCGATCATGGAGAGCCTGCGCTGGCTCGGCATCGACTGGGACGAGGGACCGGACATTGGCGGTCCGCACGGGCCGTACTTCCAGTCGCAGCGGCTCGACCTCTATCGGCGGGCGGCAGACCGGTTGATCGAGCTGGGCCGGGCCTACCCCTGCTTCTGCACGCCGGAGCGGCTTGATGCGTTGCGGGCGGCGCAGGCTGCAGCAAAACAGCCTCCGGGCTACGACGGACTGTGCCGCGGCATCCCCAGGGCGGAGGCGGCCGAGCGGGCGGCAAAGGAGCCGCACGTGGTCCGCTTTGCGATGCGCCGGGAGGGGGTCACCGTCCTCGAGGACGTCATCCGCGGCGAGGTCGTGTTCGAAAACGCGCTCCAGGACGACTTCGTGATTCTGAAGTCGGACGGCTTTCCGACCTACCACCTCGCGGTCGTCGTCGACGACACGGCGATGGAGATCACCCACTGCATCCGCGGGGACGAGTGGATTTCGAGCGCGCCGAAGCACATCCAGCTGTACGAAGCGCTTGGCTGGACGCCGCCGGCCTGGGCCCACTTGCCGCTCATCCTCGGTCCGGACCATAAGAAGCTGAGCAAACGCTCGGGCGACACTGCGCTGCTGGACTACCGCGACCACGGCTATTTGCCGGAGGCGATGGTCAATTTTCTCGCGCTGCTCGGCTGGTCGCTGGATGACCACACGACCATCCTCGGCATCGAGGAGATGAAGCGGCACTTCGATCTCGCGCGGGTGGTGCCGAACCCGGCTGTGTTCGATATCGAGCGTCTGAACTACCTGAACGGACATTACATCCGGGCGATGGCCGAGGAGCGCTGGGTTGCGCTGGTGGGTGAGTGGGCCGACCGGGGCCTGCCGGCGTCGATCCCCCGGCCGCTGGACCCGGCGGTGATCCGCGCGACGGCGCCGCTGCTGCGCGAGCGGGTGACCCGGCTGGACGAGATCGCCGGGATGGTCGAGTTCCTGTTCACGTACGACGCCCCGGAGTACGACGTCTCACTCCTTACCGAGCGGGTGGGCGATGCGGCGACGGCGGTGCGGGTGCTGGACGAGGCGCTCGTCCGGCTCGATGCCATCAGCGACCACGACTGGGCAACGCCGGCGATTGAGGCGGCGCTCCGCGGGCTGGAGGAGCCCCTCGGGATGAAGCTGCGGAAGTTCATCCCGGTGCTGTACGTGGCGGTGATGGGGCGGCCGACCGGCATTCCGCTGTTCGATTCGCTCGCGATCCTTGGGCGGGAGCGGACGCTGGCGCGGCTGAGGGCGGCGCGCGCCCGGCTCGGCTGA
- a CDS encoding enoyl-CoA hydratase/isomerase family protein, protein METPLHFDSRGPIGILTLNRPERLNAIDHAMLRALRAFFDARHRDYGTRVIIITGAGRGFCAGLDLKAGPEQGPWQPGVGPVQDSLTFQEDIADLMVKMRECPQALIAAVNGPATGGGLSIALACDMRIGTANARFACSYLNLGLGGADVGSSYFLPKIVGMAHAADMLYSGRIVEAQEALEMGLITRIVEPDDLIPAALAIADGIVRRASPLGLRLTKQVLNETVNGISLQTALKLENRNQILASQTQDAREARQAWFEKRDPAWRDA, encoded by the coding sequence ATGGAAACGCCCCTGCACTTCGATTCACGCGGTCCCATCGGCATTCTCACCCTGAACCGGCCCGAGCGCCTCAACGCCATTGACCATGCGATGCTCCGCGCACTCCGGGCCTTCTTCGACGCGCGCCACCGCGACTACGGCACCCGCGTCATCATCATCACCGGCGCCGGCCGCGGCTTCTGCGCCGGCCTCGACCTGAAGGCCGGCCCCGAGCAGGGCCCCTGGCAGCCCGGCGTCGGCCCTGTCCAGGACTCGCTGACCTTCCAGGAAGACATCGCCGACTTGATGGTGAAGATGCGCGAATGCCCCCAGGCGCTCATCGCCGCGGTCAACGGGCCCGCAACTGGCGGCGGCCTTTCCATCGCCCTCGCGTGCGACATGCGCATCGGGACCGCGAACGCTCGGTTCGCCTGCTCCTACCTCAATCTTGGCCTCGGCGGAGCTGATGTCGGCTCCTCCTACTTCCTGCCGAAAATCGTCGGCATGGCCCACGCGGCCGACATGCTCTACTCCGGCCGCATCGTCGAGGCCCAGGAGGCGCTCGAGATGGGCCTCATCACCCGCATCGTCGAGCCTGACGACCTCATTCCCGCCGCGCTGGCCATCGCCGACGGGATTGTCCGCCGCGCGAGCCCGCTCGGTCTCCGCCTCACCAAGCAGGTCCTCAACGAGACCGTCAACGGCATCAGCCTGCAAACCGCACTCAAGCTCGAAAACCGGAACCAGATCCTTGCCAGCCAGACCCAGGACGCCCGGGAGGCCCGCCAGGCCTGGTTCGAAAAGCGCGACCCCGCCTGGCGCGACGCCTGA
- a CDS encoding DUF3293 domain-containing protein → MTGDSTGRAPDPELEAVYGSAVYEAELPGGRVTFRVGDCVPGAPGPFAIVTAWNPGHERPPREVNEARNAELRSEIERRGWHWGPAEGRSPDGTHQEPSFAVWGAPLDEVLALAREFGQAAVAWFDGERARLAWC, encoded by the coding sequence ATGACCGGGGATTCTACCGGCCGGGCGCCAGACCCGGAGCTGGAAGCGGTGTACGGCTCGGCGGTGTACGAGGCCGAGCTGCCGGGCGGCCGGGTGACATTCCGCGTCGGCGACTGCGTGCCGGGGGCCCCGGGGCCGTTCGCCATCGTCACGGCGTGGAACCCGGGACACGAGCGGCCGCCGCGGGAGGTGAACGAGGCCAGGAATGCGGAACTTCGGTCGGAAATCGAACGGCGAGGATGGCACTGGGGTCCGGCCGAAGGCCGATCGCCTGACGGCACCCACCAGGAGCCGTCGTTCGCGGTTTGGGGTGCGCCGCTGGACGAGGTGCTGGCGCTGGCGCGGGAGTTCGGACAGGCGGCCGTCGCCTGGTTCGACGGCGAGCGGGCGCGGCTCGCGTGGTGCTGA